CGGGGGCGCCGGTGCAGAAGCCGATGCCCACGGACGCGGAGGTGCTGCGCCTCAAGTGCGACGTGCACCCGTGGATGACGGCCTACGTGGTGAGCAACCCCAACCCGTACTTCACCACCACGGGCGCGGACGGCACCTTCACGCTGACGGGCCTGCCCGCGGGCACGTACACGCTGGAGGCGTGGCACGAGACGCTGGGCACGAAGACGGCGGAAGTCACCGTGAAGGACGGCGCGCCCGCGGAGGCGACGTTCTCCTTCGCCGCGACGGACGCGCAGGCGAAGCAGTAGTTCCCAGGGGGAGGGGCTGCTCGCGCGGCCCCTTCACCCGTGTGCGTTCGAGACCGGCCCTGGAGGCCCTGCCTTGCGCACCGTGAAGCCCACGCGCGCGCCTCCGGCGGGCCGGTTCTCCGCGAAGGTCTCACCGCCGTGGGCCTTGGCGATGCGCTGCACCAGCGCGAGCCCCAACCCCAGCGAGCCGGCCTCGCGCGCCTCGCCGCCCCGGTCCTTCCGGTAGAACGGCTGGAAGATGCGCTGCTCCTCGCCGGGCAGCAGGCCCGGGCCCCGGTCCTCCACGCTGAAGGCCAGGTGCTCCTTCCCGTGCTCCTGGATGCGCAGCGCCTCCACGCCCACGCCGTGCTTGCGCGCGTTGTCCAGCAGGTTCACCAGCGCCCGGCCCAGCAGCGTCGCGTCCGCCATCAGCGCCACGTCGTCCGTCTCCGGCTGGAGCAGCGTCGCGGACAGCCCCACGCGCTCCAGCGCCTGCGCCGCGAGCACGCCCGCCTCCAGCGCCTTGGGCGTGAGCTGCCCGAAGTCCAGGCGGGAGCTGGCCAGCAGCTCGCCCACCAGCGCGTCCAGCTCCACCACCTCGCGGTCCACCTGGTCCAACGTGCGCGGGTTGCCCCCGCCGTCACGCAAGAGCTCCGTCAGCACTCGCAGCCGCGCCAGCGGCGTGCGCAGCTCGTGCGACACCGCCGCCAGCAGCTCGCGTTGATCCGCCAGCTGCTTCTCGATGCGCGCCGCCATGTCGTTGAAGGACTCGGCGAGCACCGCGAACTCGCCGGTGGCGTGGTGGTCCAGGCTCGCCCGCGCGCCCAGCCGGCCCTCGCCCAGCTCCTGCGTGGCCTTCACCAGCGTGTCCACCGGCCGGGCCAGCCTGAACGAGATGCCGCCCGCCGCCGTCCACAGCACCAGCACCGCGATGCCCAGCGGCAGCACCGCGCGCCAGGGGCCCCGCGAGCGGGTTTGCAGATAGCAGGCCTGCAGCGACCCCAGCTGCGTGTCCTGCCGCATCACCGGGACGACGGCGTCCGGCTTCGAGCAGGGCGAACCCGCCCGGGCCACCACCGCGCCGGACAGGTCCGTCAGCGTGACGTCCACGTCCAGGTCGTCGGAGATGCTCCGCATCAGGGCGTCGCGCTCGGCGGGCGCGTCCCACACCGCCGCGAACTGGTGGCCCACGAACGAGCGGATGCGCTCCGTCTCCTGCCGCCAGCTGTTGCCGCCCGTCAGGTTCATCACCCACGACACCACCAACACCGTCACCAGGATGGTGAGCCCGAACATGACGAACAGCCGCCGCCGCAGCCGCGCCTGCACGTAGGAGCCCAGCCGTCCCAGGTGGAACATGCGCCGGCGGTGGGCATGGGCCTGGGCGTGGCGGCCGAACCTCCGGCGCAGCTCCGGCCCGCAGGCCTCCTCGTCGGCGGAAGGCGGCCAGGGGTGGCGGTGGTGGCGCCAGCCCATCAGGCGCCCTCCTTGGCGAAGACGTAGCCCACGCCGCGCACCGTCTTGATGAGGCGCGTGCCCACGTCCCCCAGCTTCTGGCGCAGGTGGGAGATGTGCACGTCCACCGTGCGCTCGCTCACCACCGTGTCGTTGCGCCCCGCCTCGCCCAGCAGCGCGTCGCGGGGAATCACCCGGCCCGCCCTGCGCACCAGCGCGAGCAGCAGGTCGAACTCCAGGCCCGTCAGCTCCACCGCGCGCCCCTCCACCTTCACCTCGCGCCCGGACACGTCGATGGAGACCCCGCTCGATTCAAGCCGGTCCGCCACCGCCGCCGGCTGTGCCCGCCGCAGCACCGCGCGCAGGCGGGCGAGCAGCTCGCGCGGGCCAAAGGGCTTGGGCAGGTAGTCGTCCGCGCCCAGCTCCAGCCCCACCACGCGGTCCGTCTCGTCTCCCTTGGCGGTGAGCATCAGCACCGGGATGCGGCTCCTGGCCCGGATGCGCTTGCACACCTCCAGGCCGTCCATGCCCGGCATCATCACGTCCAGGAGCACGGCGTCGTAGGCGTTGGCCTCCAGCGCCGCCAGCCCGCGGCCCCCGTCGGGCGCGTGGCTGACGGTGATGCCGTTCTGCCCGAGGTACTCCGCGAGCAACTCGAACATCCGGGTGTCGTCATCGATGAGCAGGACGCGGGTGGGCATGGGCGGGGGGAATCCTAACGCGCTCCCGGTGCGTCGGCGTGGCCGGCGGTGTCCTGCGGCCTGGGCGCGTGCCAGTCCCAGTACGGAGGCATCCCGTTGCGGTAGGCGGGGCCGCCCCAGTCTCCCCGGTGGCAGTGGGAGCGGTGGTGGCGGGCGAGGCTCGCGAAGCCGGAGGCATAGCCTCCGATGGCACCCGCGGCGAGGAGGACGACGAGCAGACGGTGGCGCATGGGCAATCTCCAGGAAGAGG
The sequence above is drawn from the Corallococcus sp. NCRR genome and encodes:
- a CDS encoding HAMP domain-containing sensor histidine kinase, which translates into the protein MGWRHHRHPWPPSADEEACGPELRRRFGRHAQAHAHRRRMFHLGRLGSYVQARLRRRLFVMFGLTILVTVLVVSWVMNLTGGNSWRQETERIRSFVGHQFAAVWDAPAERDALMRSISDDLDVDVTLTDLSGAVVARAGSPCSKPDAVVPVMRQDTQLGSLQACYLQTRSRGPWRAVLPLGIAVLVLWTAAGGISFRLARPVDTLVKATQELGEGRLGARASLDHHATGEFAVLAESFNDMAARIEKQLADQRELLAAVSHELRTPLARLRVLTELLRDGGGNPRTLDQVDREVVELDALVGELLASSRLDFGQLTPKALEAGVLAAQALERVGLSATLLQPETDDVALMADATLLGRALVNLLDNARKHGVGVEALRIQEHGKEHLAFSVEDRGPGLLPGEEQRIFQPFYRKDRGGEAREAGSLGLGLALVQRIAKAHGGETFAENRPAGGARVGFTVRKAGPPGPVSNAHG
- a CDS encoding response regulator transcription factor; protein product: MPTRVLLIDDDTRMFELLAEYLGQNGITVSHAPDGGRGLAALEANAYDAVLLDVMMPGMDGLEVCKRIRARSRIPVLMLTAKGDETDRVVGLELGADDYLPKPFGPRELLARLRAVLRRAQPAAVADRLESSGVSIDVSGREVKVEGRAVELTGLEFDLLLALVRRAGRVIPRDALLGEAGRNDTVVSERTVDVHISHLRQKLGDVGTRLIKTVRGVGYVFAKEGA